A portion of the Natronococcus sp. AD-5 genome contains these proteins:
- a CDS encoding DUF3054 domain-containing protein translates to MDAAVRSEKPGGILDRETIALGGVDVTLLAGIILVGQRSHGVSLLTEPLVALETVVPFLAGWLVMAALAGVYAPDVSSSVTRAVRVTTVAWIAAANVGLILRASPLFNGGATWPFPLVMTGFGLLVLGGWRVGYAAYAGSRS, encoded by the coding sequence ATGGACGCCGCAGTTCGTTCGGAGAAACCGGGTGGTATCCTCGATCGAGAGACGATCGCGCTCGGCGGCGTGGACGTCACGCTGCTGGCTGGAATCATTCTCGTCGGCCAGCGGAGTCACGGGGTCTCCCTGCTTACGGAGCCACTCGTAGCGCTCGAGACGGTCGTTCCCTTCCTCGCCGGCTGGCTCGTCATGGCGGCGCTGGCGGGCGTCTACGCGCCCGACGTTTCGTCGTCGGTGACTCGAGCGGTCCGCGTCACGACGGTCGCGTGGATCGCGGCGGCGAACGTCGGGCTGATCCTCCGGGCGTCACCGCTGTTTAACGGCGGTGCGACCTGGCCGTTCCCGCTCGTGATGACCGGGTTCGGGCTCCTCGTGCTCGGCGGCTGGCGAGTCGGCTACGCGGCGTACGCGGGTTCGCGATCGTAG
- a CDS encoding toll/interleukin-1 receptor domain-containing protein, which yields MTGEQLYVSHAPVDLDLVQDLFSTVRNFPVGVHVALEEVESGRSRKRLEGRIANSNVVVAVLTERSADSRWVNQEIGYALAKGIPVLPLYTDADLRGGFLADDEGVRIDRDDLSRTVFELLCRLRRELAPLGALSVPNWYIQFTCTSARCTHPVVLELEEDQSKLWKLHEHGKLLSVSCDDCGTTYSFDPATIGYVHREPAVQ from the coding sequence ATGACCGGAGAACAGCTCTACGTCTCGCACGCACCCGTCGATCTCGACCTGGTTCAGGATCTGTTCTCGACGGTCAGGAACTTCCCCGTCGGCGTTCACGTCGCGCTCGAGGAGGTCGAATCCGGCCGCTCGCGCAAGCGACTCGAGGGCCGGATCGCGAACAGCAACGTCGTCGTCGCGGTGCTGACGGAGCGGTCGGCCGACAGCCGGTGGGTCAACCAGGAGATCGGTTACGCGCTGGCGAAGGGGATCCCCGTCCTACCGCTGTACACGGACGCCGATCTTCGCGGCGGGTTTCTCGCCGACGACGAGGGCGTGCGGATCGATCGGGACGACCTCTCCCGGACGGTCTTCGAACTCCTCTGTCGACTCCGGCGCGAACTCGCGCCGCTCGGCGCGCTCTCGGTTCCTAACTGGTACATCCAGTTTACGTGCACGAGCGCCCGGTGTACGCACCCCGTCGTCCTCGAACTCGAGGAGGATCAGTCGAAGCTCTGGAAGCTTCACGAGCACGGCAAACTGCTCTCCGTCTCGTGCGATGACTGCGGGACGACGTACTCCTTCGATCCGGCGACGATCGGCTACGTCCACCGCGAACCCGCCGTTCAGTGA
- a CDS encoding multiprotein bridging factor aMBF1 — protein MVQCEMCGTETSSPKTIKVEGAKLDVCSNCTEFGTEVKQPSSSSSASTKYSTGSSSSSSSSSSSSAGGSTGGSSSGGSRRRDMFDDMDELATDYDDRVRRAREKKGLSQSDLANELNEKASLIRKIERGDTLPSDRVQSKLESFLEIDLNAEGASTDDSEWSGGSSTGSYTLGDVVKRKD, from the coding sequence ATGGTTCAATGCGAGATGTGTGGCACCGAGACGTCGTCTCCGAAGACGATCAAGGTCGAGGGTGCGAAGTTAGACGTGTGTTCGAACTGTACCGAGTTCGGGACCGAGGTCAAGCAGCCCTCCTCGAGTTCGAGCGCGTCGACGAAGTACTCGACCGGCTCGAGTTCGTCCTCGTCTTCGTCCTCGAGTTCGAGTGCCGGCGGTTCGACGGGCGGGTCGAGTTCGGGTGGCTCTCGCCGGCGGGACATGTTCGACGACATGGACGAACTCGCGACCGACTACGACGACCGCGTCCGTCGCGCTCGCGAGAAGAAGGGGCTCAGCCAGTCCGACCTCGCGAACGAACTCAACGAGAAGGCGAGTCTCATCCGCAAGATCGAGCGCGGCGACACCCTCCCGAGCGACCGGGTGCAGTCGAAACTCGAGAGCTTCCTCGAGATCGACCTGAACGCCGAGGGCGCCTCCACCGACGACTCGGAGTGGTCGGGCGGCTCCTCGACGGGGAGTTACACGCTCGGCGACGTCGTCAAGCGCAAGGACTGA
- a CDS encoding J domain-containing protein — protein MSVAGERRPGCDGCGRQIALERLTTVTMPSGERVACCPACEPHARNAARTSDAPDNRRGTCDGCAGTFRRRELEELVLDDGTVVTCCPSCTAEAPGRANGDDAESADERDGTRNRCSQCTERVAEELFLTTTIDDRTERLCSSCKADAEDRGILKRVAMRRERAREILGVEAGASADEVRTAFHEQVKRAHPDRESGSKAAFGLVTDAYDRLRNDDH, from the coding sequence ATGAGTGTGGCCGGCGAACGTCGACCAGGCTGTGACGGCTGTGGCCGCCAAATCGCGCTGGAACGACTGACGACGGTAACGATGCCGAGCGGGGAACGGGTCGCCTGTTGCCCGGCGTGCGAACCGCACGCTCGCAACGCTGCCAGGACGTCCGACGCGCCGGACAACCGACGCGGGACGTGCGACGGCTGCGCGGGAACGTTCCGCCGCCGGGAACTCGAAGAGCTCGTTCTGGACGACGGTACCGTCGTCACCTGCTGTCCGTCGTGTACCGCCGAGGCTCCCGGCCGGGCGAACGGGGACGACGCGGAGTCGGCGGACGAGCGCGATGGGACCCGGAACCGGTGTAGCCAGTGTACCGAGCGAGTGGCGGAGGAGCTCTTTCTCACCACGACGATCGACGACCGAACCGAGCGACTCTGCTCGTCGTGCAAGGCGGACGCCGAGGACCGCGGGATACTCAAGCGGGTCGCGATGCGACGCGAGCGCGCTCGCGAGATTCTCGGCGTCGAGGCGGGGGCCTCCGCCGACGAGGTCCGGACGGCCTTCCACGAGCAGGTCAAGCGCGCCCATCCCGACCGAGAGAGCGGGAGCAAAGCCGCGTTCGGGTTGGTCACGGACGCGTACGACAGGCTCCGGAACGACGATCACTGA
- the tpiA gene encoding triose-phosphate isomerase, with amino-acid sequence MFVLVNLKTYPCDPIEVAEAVRDVDERTDARLAVAPQAAHLERVAETGVETWAQHVDPIEHGSNTGHALAESVADAGADGTLINHSERRLKLADVDGSVRAADRAGLETVVCANNPAQIGAAAALGPDAVAVEPPELIGTGTPVSQADPDVVEDAVDAAASVDSDVSVLCGAGISTGDDVVAAADLGAEGVLLASGVAKADDPTAALEDLVEPL; translated from the coding sequence ATGTTCGTTCTCGTCAACCTCAAGACCTACCCGTGTGACCCGATCGAGGTCGCGGAAGCCGTTCGCGACGTCGACGAGCGCACCGACGCTCGCCTGGCCGTCGCGCCGCAGGCGGCCCACCTCGAGCGCGTCGCGGAGACGGGCGTCGAGACGTGGGCCCAGCACGTCGACCCGATCGAGCACGGCAGCAACACCGGCCACGCGCTCGCCGAGTCGGTCGCCGACGCGGGCGCGGACGGGACGCTGATCAACCACTCCGAGCGGCGGCTGAAACTCGCCGACGTCGACGGCTCGGTTCGAGCAGCCGACCGCGCGGGCCTCGAGACGGTCGTCTGTGCGAACAACCCGGCGCAGATCGGCGCCGCGGCGGCGCTCGGTCCCGACGCCGTCGCCGTCGAACCGCCGGAACTCATCGGCACCGGAACGCCGGTCAGCCAGGCCGATCCCGACGTCGTCGAGGACGCCGTGGACGCCGCCGCGAGCGTCGATTCGGACGTCTCGGTGCTGTGCGGCGCCGGCATCAGCACCGGCGACGACGTCGTCGCCGCGGCCGACCTCGGCGCGGAGGGCGTGTTGCTCGCGAGCGGCGTCGCGAAGGCCGACGATCCGACGGCCGCGCTCGAGGACCTCGTGGAGCCGCTCTGA